One Paraburkholderia agricolaris DNA segment encodes these proteins:
- a CDS encoding alpha-hydroxy acid oxidase → MQNITNIEDLRQVARRKIPRAIFDYVDGGSYDERTLHGNRADLESIKLRQRVMVDVSKRSLSTTILGQPAALPLAIAPTGLTGLVRGDGEILAARAALAAGIPFCLSTMSICSLEDVRAAVDRPFWFQLYVMRDRGFSQSLIERARAAHCSALVLTVDLQIQGQRHRDIKNGLSVPPRLTPANALDIAMKPGWVQRVLCGKRKTFGNLAGHVPGSNNLNTVSQWIAGQFDPSLSWRDVEWVRKLWPGKLILKGVLDPVDAKLATEVGADAIVVSNHGGRQLDGAPSSIEALPAIAERVGEQCEILFDGGVRSGQDILKALASGAHACLTGRAFLYGLGAFGEAGVMRVLDILRSELDVSMALSGSTDVRNVSRDIIWSAAARALNRIEPAPDAVEA, encoded by the coding sequence ATGCAAAATATCACCAACATCGAAGATCTGCGGCAGGTGGCAAGACGCAAGATACCGCGCGCCATATTCGACTACGTCGATGGAGGTTCATATGACGAGCGCACACTGCACGGCAACCGCGCGGACCTTGAGTCGATAAAGTTGCGCCAGCGCGTGATGGTGGACGTATCGAAGCGCTCGCTCTCGACAACGATTCTCGGCCAACCCGCCGCGCTGCCACTGGCAATCGCACCAACGGGTTTGACGGGGCTGGTGCGAGGCGACGGTGAGATTCTGGCCGCACGCGCTGCGCTTGCCGCAGGCATTCCATTTTGCTTGAGCACGATGTCGATCTGTTCACTGGAAGATGTCCGTGCCGCGGTTGACCGACCATTCTGGTTTCAACTGTACGTGATGCGTGATCGCGGTTTTAGTCAATCATTGATCGAGCGAGCCCGTGCAGCACACTGTTCCGCCTTGGTATTGACCGTCGATTTGCAGATTCAGGGACAGCGGCACCGGGATATAAAAAATGGGTTATCCGTTCCGCCTCGACTCACGCCGGCCAATGCACTCGACATCGCGATGAAACCCGGCTGGGTGCAGCGCGTGCTATGCGGAAAGCGCAAAACGTTCGGCAATCTTGCCGGACACGTGCCGGGTTCGAACAATCTGAACACCGTGTCGCAATGGATCGCGGGTCAGTTCGATCCGTCGCTCAGTTGGCGAGACGTCGAATGGGTGCGCAAGCTGTGGCCCGGCAAGCTGATTCTCAAGGGCGTTCTCGATCCTGTCGATGCAAAACTGGCGACCGAAGTGGGTGCCGACGCGATCGTCGTATCGAACCACGGTGGACGCCAACTGGACGGTGCGCCGTCTTCAATTGAAGCGCTCCCCGCCATTGCCGAGCGCGTGGGCGAACAGTGTGAAATTCTATTTGACGGCGGTGTTCGTTCGGGACAGGACATTCTGAAGGCGCTTGCTTCAGGCGCTCATGCCTGCCTGACGGGCCGGGCTTTTCTGTACGGTCTCGGCGCGTTCGGTGAAGCGGGGGTGATGCGCGTGCTCGATATCTTGCGAAGCGAGCTTGATGTCAGCATGGCATTGAGCGGTTCCACCGACGTTCGCAACGTTTCGCGCGACATTATCTGGTCGGCGGCAGCACGCGCTCTAAACAGAATCGAGCCAGCTCCCGATGCTGTCGAAGCGTGA
- the ilvD gene encoding dihydroxy-acid dehydratase — protein sequence MQYNRRSKNITQGVARSPNRSMYYALGYQKDDFDKPMIGIANGHSTITPCNAGLQRLADAAVAAVKGADANPQIFGTPTISDGMSMGTEGMKYSLVSREVIADCIETCVQGQWMDGLVVIGGCDKNMPGGMLGMLRTNVPSIYVYGGTIRPGNWKGTDLTIVSSFEAVGEFTAGRMSQEDFEGIEKNACPSTGSCGGMYTANTMSSSFEALGMSLLYSSTMANPDQEKVDSAAESARVLVEAVRKDLKPRDIVTKKSIENAVAVLMATGGSTNAVLHFLAIAHAAEVEWTIEDFERMRKKVPVICNLKPSGQFVATDLHKAGGIPQVMKILLDAGLLHGDCLTITGRTIAEELKDVPGKPRADQQVIFPIEQALYKEGHLAILKGNLAVDGAVAKITGLKNPVITGPARVFDDEQSALEAILADKIVAGDVVVLRYLGPKGGPGMPEMLAPTSAIIGKGLGESVGLITDGRFSGATWGMVVGHVAPEAFVGGTIAFVQEGDSITIDAHKLLLQLNIDDAELERRRAAWQQPKPRHIRGVLAKFAALATPADKGATTG from the coding sequence ATGCAATACAACCGTCGTTCGAAGAACATCACGCAAGGCGTGGCACGCTCCCCGAACCGCTCGATGTACTACGCACTCGGCTATCAGAAGGACGACTTCGACAAGCCGATGATCGGCATCGCCAACGGTCACTCGACCATCACGCCATGCAACGCCGGCCTGCAGCGTCTGGCCGACGCGGCGGTGGCCGCAGTCAAGGGTGCCGACGCGAATCCACAGATCTTCGGCACGCCGACGATCTCGGACGGCATGTCGATGGGCACCGAAGGCATGAAGTACTCGCTGGTATCGCGCGAAGTGATTGCCGACTGCATCGAGACGTGCGTGCAGGGGCAATGGATGGACGGCTTGGTCGTGATCGGCGGCTGCGACAAGAACATGCCCGGCGGCATGCTCGGCATGTTGCGCACCAACGTGCCGAGCATCTACGTGTATGGCGGCACGATCCGTCCGGGCAACTGGAAGGGCACCGACCTGACCATCGTGTCGTCGTTCGAAGCGGTGGGCGAATTCACCGCCGGCCGGATGTCACAGGAAGATTTTGAAGGGATCGAGAAGAATGCGTGCCCGTCCACGGGTTCGTGCGGCGGCATGTACACCGCCAACACGATGAGCTCGTCGTTCGAAGCGCTGGGCATGTCGCTGCTGTATTCGTCGACGATGGCCAACCCCGACCAGGAAAAGGTCGATTCGGCCGCCGAATCGGCGCGCGTGCTGGTCGAAGCGGTCAGGAAGGACCTGAAGCCGCGCGACATCGTCACGAAGAAGTCGATCGAAAACGCCGTGGCCGTGCTGATGGCAACGGGCGGCTCGACCAACGCGGTGCTGCATTTCCTCGCCATCGCGCATGCGGCCGAAGTGGAATGGACCATCGAAGACTTCGAGCGCATGCGCAAGAAAGTGCCGGTGATCTGCAACCTGAAGCCGTCGGGCCAGTTCGTCGCGACGGATCTGCATAAGGCGGGCGGCATTCCGCAAGTCATGAAGATTCTGCTCGACGCAGGTCTGCTGCACGGCGATTGCCTCACGATCACCGGCAGGACGATCGCCGAAGAACTGAAGGACGTGCCGGGCAAGCCGCGTGCCGATCAGCAGGTGATCTTCCCGATCGAGCAGGCGCTGTACAAGGAAGGCCACCTCGCCATCCTCAAGGGCAATCTGGCCGTTGACGGCGCAGTCGCCAAGATCACCGGCCTGAAGAACCCTGTCATTACCGGCCCAGCCCGCGTATTCGACGACGAGCAAAGTGCACTGGAAGCCATTCTGGCCGACAAAATCGTCGCCGGCGACGTGGTCGTCCTGCGCTACCTCGGGCCGAAGGGTGGCCCCGGCATGCCGGAAATGCTCGCGCCGACCTCGGCGATCATCGGCAAGGGGCTCGGCGAAAGCGTCGGCCTGATTACCGACGGCCGTTTCTCAGGTGCGACGTGGGGCATGGTGGTCGGTCACGTCGCGCCGGAAGCGTTCGTGGGCGGCACGATCGCGTTCGTGCAGGAAGGTGACTCGATCACGATCGACGCGCACAAGCTGCTCCTGCAACTGAATATCGACGACGCCGAACTGGAACGCCGCCGCGCCGCCTGGCAACAGCCGAAGCCACGCCATATACGAGGCGTGCTGGCCAAATTTGCGGCGCTGGCAACGCCAGCCGACAAGGGCGCAACGACCGGTTAA